The Anabaena sp. PCC 7108 region CCAATATTCAAACAATATTACAAGAAATAAAAACCAAAATTGAAATTATCCAATCTTTAGAAGAAAATTACTCACTTCATAGTGATATCTTTCCTGTGAACTTACTCAAAAGAAATATTACCAATCCAGATAAATTCAAACATTCAGTATTATCGGTTTTAGGAAAAATCCAAGATAATCATTTAATAAAAATTGTTTTAGCGGATATTCTCGATGTCAGTTCAAGCAATGCTTTTAATTTATTCAAGTCATTAAATAATCTCCGACAACTCCATCCTAATTGTTATGTTTTTTCTACAAGTAATGGCAAAGGACAAAATTTTATTGGTGCTAGTCCAGAACGCTTAATTAGTATTCAAAATCGACAATTAATTACTGATGCTTTAGCAGGTTCTGCACCTAGAGGAAAAACGCCGACAGAAGATGCAGAAAATGCTGATAAATTAGTGAATAGCACCAAAGAAAAACATGAACATAAATTAGTACTTGATTTCATTACACAACGTTTATCTCAGCTAGGTTTGTTCCCCCAAATTCTATCACCACGTCTGCGACAATTATCTAATATCCAGCATTTATGGACACCCATTAGTGCTGTAGTTCCTGATAATGTTCACCCTCTGAAAATTGTCGCTCAATTACATCCTACACCAGCGGTGGCAGGTGCAGCTAGAGATATTGCTTGTGCAGAAATTCGCCGTTATGAAAGTTTTGAAAGAGGTTTATATGCAGCCCCTTTGGGTTGGGTGGATGGTTCGGGTAATTGTGAATTTATTGTGGGGATTCGTTCAGCGTTAATTGATGGCAATTGCGCTAGACTTTATGCAGGTGCTGGTATAGTCGCCGGTTCTAATCCTGATAAAGAATTTGCTGAGGTACAACTTAAATTGCAAGCATTATTAAAAGCCTTGGTTTAAATTGAGGATTTATGGATAATTATAAGCAGCAGATAATAGAACTTTTTAATTCTAGAACTGCCTATGATCAAGAAAAAGGTTCTCAGCATCCACGTGAAGCCAGTTTGTTACTTGAATCTGTACGAATTCAGCAAGGACAGAAAATCCTGGATATTGCCACGGGAACAGGTTTAGTTGCCATTCCCGCAGCTTTGA contains the following coding sequences:
- a CDS encoding isochorismate synthase MenF; this translates as MTISPCRSRFFVDYKDLHQLLLAVQEKCCENNTQQIVSISLEIDLIDPLVVLDKFSQANTLNFYFENKSKGEAIAAIDAIAKLEIGGKERFYKAEEFIRNSLSKVIHFGNTRQPFTGIHFFCCFSFFEQHHQLNYPFPAATIFLPHLQVAIKNECCTLVINSIINSDANIQTILQEIKTKIEIIQSLEENYSLHSDIFPVNLLKRNITNPDKFKHSVLSVLGKIQDNHLIKIVLADILDVSSSNAFNLFKSLNNLRQLHPNCYVFSTSNGKGQNFIGASPERLISIQNRQLITDALAGSAPRGKTPTEDAENADKLVNSTKEKHEHKLVLDFITQRLSQLGLFPQILSPRLRQLSNIQHLWTPISAVVPDNVHPLKIVAQLHPTPAVAGAARDIACAEIRRYESFERGLYAAPLGWVDGSGNCEFIVGIRSALIDGNCARLYAGAGIVAGSNPDKEFAEVQLKLQALLKALV